A genomic segment from Acidobacteriota bacterium encodes:
- a CDS encoding 4-hydroxybenzoyl-CoA reductase subunit alpha produces the protein MSVRPTDGGQATGRVMVSLTVNGQPHTLAVKPNTTLQQLLREELGLTGTKDGCGMGDCGACTVLMNGDPVASCLVLAADAEGSEVVTIEGLSRGGDLHPLQKAFVKHGALQCGFCTPGMIMAAKALIDRNPDPSEEEIREALAGNLCRCGTYERIIRAVRDWRSFAKEPLDTAPLDDRERDQERDLEVVSRGVPRYDAPDKVTGRAKYTADLRLPGMLYGKILGSPIPHGLIKRIDTSRARELPGVVDVITGADVPDVTYGVSPARYDEHVLAKDRVRYVGDEVAAVAAVDEETAERALELIEVEYEELPAVFDAEKAMEPDAPLIHPENPRFARNINTRVEWHFGDVERGFAEADHIREERFVGNRTYQAPIEPHAALARWEHHGSKLTLWSATQVPHYVQHMLSRVLGVPKGDIRVIKPAVGGGFGGKAETTPLDFCAAILAKRTGRPVMMKYSRREMFLHFRGRHKQIVDLKVGVKKDGTITAVQSRTILDGGAYTSFGVITAYYAGSMLPTLYKIPNFKYDGFRVYTNLPASGAMRGHGVPQPRFAFECLLDMIAEDLGLDPFEIRLRNAMEPNTRTCNALDISSCEFKATLERAREASGWREKKGKLPRGKGIGVGCGGFVSGAGYPIYRSDFPHSNAMIRVHEDGTGVSLHIAAAEIGQGCDTILTQIAAEELGIPYDRVWLVDCDSVLSPTDLGSYSSRVTLMGGNAVRMAAAEVRRKLLQVAGRKLGCDPGALVARNGRIFVAEHPDVGMEWAEAARIAFSQSGPVVGTGYYQPPKNLGGDFKGGTVGTSPAYSFSTAVAEVTVDLETGYVQVDRFTDFSDAGTVINPVTFHGQVEGGIVMGLGETLLEDTLADERGELINPTLHDYLVPTICETPKIMTKAVESYEPRGPFGAKEIGEGCLLPVIPAIANAIYDATGVRVTSLPITPEKILRGLAELEKKKR, from the coding sequence ATGAGCGTTCGTCCGACGGACGGGGGCCAGGCGACCGGGCGGGTGATGGTCTCGCTGACGGTCAACGGACAGCCGCACACGCTCGCGGTGAAGCCCAACACCACGCTCCAGCAGCTCCTGAGGGAGGAGCTGGGTCTCACCGGGACGAAGGACGGGTGCGGCATGGGCGACTGCGGGGCGTGCACCGTCCTGATGAACGGCGATCCGGTCGCCTCCTGCCTGGTCCTCGCCGCCGATGCCGAGGGATCGGAGGTCGTGACGATCGAGGGCCTGTCGCGGGGCGGCGATCTCCACCCGTTGCAGAAGGCATTCGTCAAGCACGGTGCGCTTCAGTGCGGTTTCTGCACGCCGGGGATGATCATGGCCGCGAAGGCCTTGATCGACCGGAATCCCGACCCGAGCGAGGAGGAGATCCGGGAGGCGCTCGCGGGCAACCTGTGCCGGTGCGGCACGTACGAGCGCATCATCCGGGCCGTTCGGGACTGGCGCTCGTTCGCGAAGGAACCGCTCGACACCGCGCCCCTCGACGATCGGGAACGCGACCAGGAGCGCGATCTGGAGGTGGTCAGCCGGGGCGTGCCGCGCTACGACGCGCCGGACAAGGTCACCGGGCGGGCGAAGTACACGGCGGATCTCCGGCTGCCCGGGATGCTCTACGGGAAGATCCTGGGCAGCCCCATCCCGCACGGATTGATCAAGCGTATCGACACGAGCCGGGCGCGGGAGCTCCCCGGCGTGGTCGACGTGATCACCGGCGCGGACGTCCCCGACGTGACCTACGGCGTGAGCCCGGCGAGGTACGACGAGCACGTTCTGGCCAAGGACCGTGTCCGTTACGTCGGCGACGAGGTCGCCGCCGTGGCGGCCGTCGACGAGGAGACGGCCGAGAGGGCCCTCGAGCTGATCGAGGTGGAGTACGAGGAGCTCCCGGCGGTGTTCGACGCCGAGAAGGCGATGGAGCCCGACGCCCCGCTGATCCACCCGGAGAACCCCCGGTTCGCGCGGAACATCAACACGCGGGTGGAGTGGCACTTCGGCGACGTGGAGCGCGGCTTCGCCGAGGCCGACCACATCCGGGAGGAGAGGTTCGTCGGGAACCGCACCTACCAGGCGCCGATCGAGCCGCACGCGGCGCTCGCCCGCTGGGAACACCACGGCTCCAAGCTGACGCTCTGGTCGGCGACGCAGGTGCCGCACTACGTGCAGCACATGCTCTCCCGCGTTCTCGGGGTGCCGAAAGGCGACATCCGGGTGATCAAGCCGGCGGTGGGCGGCGGCTTCGGAGGGAAGGCGGAGACGACACCGCTCGACTTCTGCGCCGCGATTCTGGCGAAGAGAACCGGCCGGCCCGTGATGATGAAGTACTCGCGGAGGGAGATGTTCCTCCACTTCCGCGGGCGCCACAAGCAGATCGTCGATCTCAAGGTCGGCGTCAAGAAGGACGGCACGATCACCGCCGTCCAGTCGCGGACCATCCTCGACGGAGGGGCCTACACGTCGTTCGGGGTGATCACCGCCTACTACGCCGGCTCGATGCTGCCGACGCTGTACAAGATCCCGAATTTCAAGTACGACGGGTTCCGCGTCTACACGAACTTGCCCGCGAGTGGGGCCATGCGCGGGCACGGCGTTCCGCAGCCGAGGTTCGCGTTCGAGTGCCTCCTCGACATGATCGCGGAGGATCTCGGGCTCGATCCCTTCGAGATCCGGCTGCGCAACGCGATGGAGCCGAACACGCGCACCTGCAACGCGCTCGATATCTCCTCCTGCGAGTTCAAGGCGACCCTCGAACGGGCGAGGGAGGCGAGCGGCTGGCGGGAGAAGAAGGGCAAGCTGCCGCGCGGAAAGGGAATCGGCGTCGGCTGCGGCGGTTTCGTCTCCGGTGCCGGGTATCCGATCTACCGCTCCGATTTCCCCCACTCGAACGCGATGATTCGCGTCCACGAGGACGGCACGGGGGTCTCGCTTCACATCGCGGCCGCCGAGATCGGCCAGGGTTGCGACACCATCCTGACGCAGATCGCCGCCGAGGAGCTCGGGATCCCGTACGACCGGGTATGGCTGGTGGACTGCGATTCGGTCCTGAGCCCCACGGATCTCGGCTCGTACTCGAGCCGCGTCACGCTGATGGGTGGCAATGCCGTCCGCATGGCGGCAGCCGAGGTCCGCCGGAAGCTGCTGCAGGTGGCCGGCCGGAAGCTTGGCTGCGACCCCGGGGCGCTGGTGGCGAGAAACGGGCGGATCTTCGTCGCGGAGCACCCCGACGTCGGCATGGAATGGGCCGAGGCGGCCCGGATCGCCTTCTCCCAGAGCGGACCGGTGGTGGGCACCGGCTACTACCAACCGCCGAAGAACCTCGGCGGGGATTTCAAGGGCGGGACCGTCGGCACCTCGCCGGCCTACAGTTTCTCCACCGCGGTGGCGGAAGTGACGGTCGACCTCGAGACGGGTTACGTCCAGGTGGACCGTTTCACCGACTTCAGCGACGCCGGTACCGTGATCAACCCGGTCACGTTCCACGGCCAGGTCGAGGGCGGCATCGTCATGGGCCTCGGAGAGACCCTTCTCGAGGACACGCTGGCCGACGAGCGGGGCGAGCTGATCAATCCCACCCTTCACGATTATCTGGTCCCGACGATCTGCGAGACCCCGAAGATCATGACGAAGGCGGTGGAGAGCTACGAGCCGCGCGGGCCCTTCGGCGCCAAGGAGATCGGGGAGGGATGCCTGCTACCCGTGATCCCCGCGATCGCCAACGCCATCTACGACGCGACCGGTGTGAGGGTGACGTCGCTGCCGATCACGCCGGAGAAGATCCTGCGCGGGCTGGCCGAGCTGGAGAAGAAGAAGCGATGA
- a CDS encoding xanthine dehydrogenase family protein subunit M codes for MRLPIERYHRPESLAEACRLARELGDRARVLAGGTELLVRRKPGEPVPSDVISLARLDELRGIRVESGTLVIGALTTIRDVARSPLVREQFPVLAEAAALLGSEQIRSRATIGGNFCGAVPCADTPPPCLVGEASVRIAGPEGSREIPAEDLFTGPRQTALRQGEILAEIRIPPQPAGAGASFQRFGLRRGSAVAVASVAVRLVISSGTIAGARIALGAVAPTPLLARAAARELEGGRPGPEIFAKAARAAAEEARPICDVRGSAEFRRRLVEVLTRRALEEASARAVEAGR; via the coding sequence ATGCGGTTGCCGATCGAGCGCTACCACCGCCCGGAGAGTCTCGCCGAGGCCTGCAGACTCGCGCGCGAACTCGGCGACCGGGCGCGTGTTCTGGCGGGGGGCACGGAACTTCTCGTCCGGCGCAAGCCCGGCGAGCCGGTGCCGAGCGATGTCATCTCCCTCGCGCGTCTCGACGAGCTGCGCGGAATCCGCGTCGAGAGCGGGACGCTCGTCATCGGCGCGCTGACGACGATCCGGGACGTGGCGCGCTCACCTCTGGTCCGCGAACAGTTCCCGGTGCTCGCCGAAGCCGCCGCGCTTCTCGGCAGCGAGCAGATCCGGAGCCGGGCGACGATCGGCGGCAACTTCTGCGGCGCGGTCCCGTGTGCCGACACGCCGCCGCCCTGCCTGGTGGGCGAGGCCTCGGTGCGGATCGCCGGGCCGGAGGGCTCGCGGGAGATCCCCGCCGAGGATCTGTTCACCGGGCCGCGGCAGACCGCTCTCCGGCAAGGCGAGATCCTCGCCGAGATCCGGATACCGCCCCAGCCGGCGGGCGCGGGGGCGTCCTTCCAGCGGTTCGGTCTCCGGCGAGGCTCGGCGGTCGCCGTGGCGTCGGTGGCCGTCCGCCTGGTGATCTCCTCGGGAACGATCGCGGGCGCGCGCATCGCCCTCGGTGCGGTCGCCCCGACGCCGCTGCTCGCCCGCGCCGCCGCGCGCGAACTCGAGGGAGGGCGGCCCGGCCCGGAGATCTTCGCCAAGGCGGCGCGGGCCGCCGCGGAGGAGGCGCGGCCGATCTGCGACGTGCGCGGCTCGGCGGAATTCCGGCGGCGGCTGGTGGAGGTGCTCACCCGGAGGGCGCTGGAGGAGGCGTCGGCTCGGGCGGTGGAGGCGGGACGATGA
- a CDS encoding exo-alpha-sialidase, which translates to MKKLWPLAAGLFGLGSAAVSAQTYVDEARTVAIDVRRGADELVDYAALVRIGPWDDRNYDLTRADLALLPPNEAELRSPIPAFFRVGLRRALPSLRGDPAARYPLSAFNAFRLRFGGYLVDGRLYTEAHRKGGRYYVVLEKPAAAGPTGSGNDFVSGDVRVTSPEGAAESAIAVDPADTNRLVAGTNGPNGGQRMHYSTDGGASWTQVELPQGGTCCDPTVEWSSDGRYAYTATLGGCFFFCRLWFYRSDDGGLTWNGLENVTPGNPRREISNNADREYLHVDRSAASPYKDSIYLMYHEGNVMQFARSTDFGNTWSTLSFSNASADRGIAGDIATDRGGTIYYAWPAFNSRTIRLRVSHDGGATFGPVSVVADTNASFSYPLPSQESREVAVYLAMDADTSSGPYTDSVYIAWPDTTAPPSGVPADNHSQIHVAYSRDGGATWHESIPHETADVLTVDRWQPFLAVGPDGTVHVIYNDTRIGDRTSSDVFYSYSTDGARTWSAPRRVTGATSPNIADGFEFGDYSGLDIVMNDLIAIFTDNRNEAGGGGDSIDVYASGIAPGGGGGGAGRIPGARGVSGGAPLTVARSGGDLQLDWSPACGAGSDYGVYEGELGLPDSAAPVQCTTGGQTSATITPSMGQRFYLVVAQSGGNEGSYGRRSDDTERPPAANACLPQAIGTCP; encoded by the coding sequence ATGAAAAAGCTGTGGCCCTTGGCGGCCGGGCTTTTCGGCCTGGGGTCGGCCGCGGTGTCGGCGCAGACCTATGTGGACGAAGCGCGGACCGTCGCCATCGACGTTCGCCGCGGGGCGGACGAACTGGTGGACTACGCCGCCCTCGTGCGGATCGGCCCCTGGGACGACCGCAACTACGACCTGACGCGAGCCGACCTCGCGCTCCTTCCCCCGAACGAGGCGGAGCTGCGCTCGCCCATCCCCGCCTTCTTCCGGGTGGGATTGCGCCGTGCGCTTCCATCCCTAAGGGGCGATCCGGCGGCGCGCTACCCGCTGAGCGCGTTCAACGCCTTCCGCCTCAGGTTCGGCGGCTACCTCGTCGACGGCCGGCTCTACACCGAAGCCCACCGGAAAGGCGGCCGTTACTACGTGGTTCTCGAAAAGCCCGCGGCCGCCGGGCCCACGGGATCCGGGAACGACTTCGTCTCGGGCGACGTCCGGGTGACCTCCCCGGAGGGAGCAGCGGAGTCGGCGATCGCCGTGGATCCCGCCGACACCAACCGACTCGTGGCCGGGACCAACGGGCCGAACGGTGGGCAACGCATGCACTACTCGACGGACGGGGGGGCGAGCTGGACACAGGTGGAGCTGCCGCAAGGCGGAACCTGCTGTGACCCCACCGTCGAGTGGTCTTCGGACGGGCGGTACGCCTACACCGCTACGCTCGGCGGCTGCTTCTTTTTCTGCCGCTTGTGGTTCTACCGCTCGGACGACGGCGGACTCACCTGGAACGGCCTCGAGAACGTGACGCCGGGGAACCCGCGCCGGGAGATCAGCAACAACGCCGACCGGGAATACCTCCACGTCGACCGGTCGGCAGCGTCGCCCTACAAGGACAGCATCTACCTCATGTATCACGAGGGAAACGTGATGCAGTTCGCCCGATCGACCGATTTCGGGAACACCTGGTCCACGCTGTCCTTTTCGAACGCGTCGGCCGACCGGGGCATCGCAGGGGACATCGCCACCGACCGCGGGGGAACGATCTACTACGCCTGGCCCGCCTTCAACAGCCGGACGATCCGCCTCCGCGTGTCGCACGACGGCGGGGCGACTTTCGGACCGGTATCGGTCGTCGCCGACACCAATGCCTCGTTCTCCTACCCGCTACCGTCGCAGGAGAGCCGCGAGGTCGCCGTCTACCTGGCGATGGATGCCGATACCTCGAGCGGACCCTACACCGACTCGGTCTACATCGCCTGGCCGGACACCACGGCGCCGCCCTCCGGCGTTCCTGCCGACAACCACTCGCAGATCCACGTCGCGTACTCGCGGGACGGTGGCGCCACCTGGCACGAGTCGATCCCTCACGAGACGGCCGACGTGCTCACGGTCGACCGGTGGCAGCCATTCCTCGCGGTGGGTCCCGACGGCACCGTGCACGTGATCTACAACGACACCCGGATCGGGGACCGGACCAGCTCCGATGTCTTCTACAGCTACTCCACGGACGGGGCTCGGACATGGTCCGCCCCCCGGCGCGTCACGGGGGCGACCTCCCCCAACATCGCGGACGGCTTCGAGTTCGGCGACTACTCCGGACTCGACATCGTGATGAACGACTTGATCGCCATCTTCACCGACAACCGGAACGAGGCGGGCGGCGGGGGGGACTCCATCGACGTCTACGCCTCCGGGATCGCGCCGGGAGGTGGGGGTGGCGGCGCCGGCCGGATACCCGGCGCGCGGGGTGTCTCCGGAGGCGCCCCGCTCACGGTCGCCCGGAGCGGTGGGGACCTCCAGCTCGACTGGTCGCCCGCCTGCGGCGCCGGTTCCGACTACGGCGTCTACGAGGGGGAACTCGGCCTTCCAGACAGCGCCGCCCCCGTGCAGTGCACGACGGGAGGCCAGACCTCGGCCACGATCACGCCCTCGATGGGACAGCGGTTCTACCTCGTCGTGGCCCAGTCCGGTGGCAATGAGGGTTCCTACGGGCGCCGGAGCGACGACACCGAACGCCCACCCGCCGCGAACGCCTGCCTGCCCCAGGCCATCGGCACCTGCCCGTAG
- a CDS encoding LuxR family transcriptional regulator, whose protein sequence is MAEPGDRRTSAVLLGIFALIGILVTIDLLTEYVGVVTKWHVLMEAVLMVSAAFGFGLIWRRLDDAREAARLLERDLDAAREEARRWREESREILRGLGEAIERQFRRWKLTPAEMEIGLLLLKGLSHKEIAALRDTSERTVRQQARSLYLKAGLSGRSELSAFFLEDLLPVRTEGAGAPGGDRSPAPTGTGAAERREGKRRG, encoded by the coding sequence ATGGCTGAACCCGGCGACCGGCGGACCTCGGCGGTCCTCCTCGGGATCTTCGCGTTGATCGGCATCCTCGTGACCATCGACCTGCTGACGGAGTATGTGGGGGTGGTCACGAAGTGGCACGTCCTCATGGAGGCGGTCCTGATGGTTTCGGCCGCCTTCGGCTTCGGGCTGATCTGGCGGCGACTCGACGATGCCCGGGAGGCCGCCCGGCTGCTGGAGCGGGATCTCGACGCAGCGCGGGAAGAGGCCAGGAGGTGGCGCGAGGAGAGCCGGGAGATTCTCCGCGGGCTCGGCGAGGCGATCGAGCGGCAGTTCCGGCGCTGGAAGCTCACGCCCGCCGAGATGGAGATCGGGCTGCTCCTTCTCAAGGGGTTGAGTCACAAGGAGATCGCGGCCCTGCGCGACACGAGCGAGCGGACCGTGCGCCAGCAAGCCCGCTCCCTCTATCTCAAGGCGGGGCTCAGCGGGCGGTCCGAGCTGTCGGCCTTCTTCCTCGAGGACCTCCTTCCGGTCCGCACCGAAGGAGCGGGGGCGCCGGGCGGTGACCGGTCGCCCGCGCCCACCGGCACGGGCGCCGCGGAGCGCAGGGAGGGGAAGCGAAGGGGATGA
- a CDS encoding sigma-70 family RNA polymerase sigma factor, which yields MPAGTRLPSPPPAPPGARGVRLERGPGGRQALRVSHGIVPMATKRTELDGWTPMHSDALAERLEELHPDSFGWALSVCGGDPDLAEEALQMAYLKIIEGRARFHGRSSLKTWLFAVIRHTALDLLRRRGREAARLRPVAAEAPGRGDPEEHALARERSDAIRRGLDRLSDRQRAILHLVFYQGLTLDDAAQVLGISPGAARVHYARAKARLADLIPCEVAR from the coding sequence ATGCCGGCCGGGACCCGCCTCCCGTCGCCGCCGCCCGCCCCGCCCGGGGCCCGCGGGGTCAGGCTAGAACGCGGTCCCGGCGGGCGGCAAGCGCTCCGGGTGTCACACGGAATCGTGCCCATGGCGACCAAGCGAACGGAGCTGGACGGGTGGACACCGATGCACTCTGACGCGCTGGCCGAGAGGTTGGAGGAACTCCACCCCGACAGCTTCGGCTGGGCCCTGAGCGTTTGCGGCGGGGATCCCGACCTCGCCGAGGAGGCGCTGCAGATGGCATACCTCAAGATCATCGAAGGCCGCGCGCGCTTCCACGGCCGGTCCAGCCTGAAGACGTGGCTGTTCGCGGTGATCCGCCACACGGCGCTGGACCTCCTCAGGCGGCGGGGCCGCGAGGCGGCCCGCCTGCGGCCGGTGGCCGCGGAGGCCCCGGGCCGCGGCGACCCGGAAGAGCACGCCCTCGCCCGCGAGCGCTCCGATGCGATCCGGCGCGGTCTCGACCGGCTTTCCGACCGGCAGCGCGCCATCCTGCATCTGGTCTTCTACCAGGGGCTCACCCTGGACGACGCGGCGCAGGTGCTGGGCATCTCCCCCGGCGCGGCACGCGTGCACTACGCGCGGGCCAAGGCTCGCCTCGCCGACCTGATTCCCTGCGAGGTGGCACGATGA
- a CDS encoding periplasmic heavy metal sensor translates to MTGLRPTLPQGKEARTMKRTLLVLTAALALSAPVFAFPGGPGPHGGPHGMMGPHGPGIERFLFPPEMVLQNQIALGLTDEQLEAIKKMINETHSQVLDYQTELQRLSEQLRGILDSPTVDEAAALETAGRAMQLESEVKKAHLSLAIRIKNLLTPEQQEKLRAMRKPPHPER, encoded by the coding sequence ATGACCGGGCTCCGGCCCACCCTTCCCCAAGGAAAGGAGGCACGTACGATGAAGCGAACGCTCCTCGTCCTCACCGCCGCGCTGGCGCTGTCCGCGCCGGTGTTCGCCTTCCCGGGAGGCCCCGGACCGCACGGCGGCCCGCACGGGATGATGGGACCGCACGGTCCCGGAATCGAGCGGTTCCTGTTCCCTCCCGAGATGGTGCTCCAGAACCAGATCGCGCTCGGCCTGACCGACGAGCAGCTCGAGGCGATCAAGAAGATGATCAACGAGACCCACTCCCAGGTGCTCGACTATCAGACCGAACTCCAGCGGCTCAGCGAGCAGCTCCGGGGGATCCTCGATTCCCCGACGGTCGACGAAGCCGCAGCGCTCGAGACGGCGGGCCGGGCGATGCAGCTCGAGTCCGAGGTGAAAAAGGCGCATCTGTCGCTGGCCATCAGGATCAAGAATCTCCTGACGCCCGAGCAGCAGGAGAAGCTGCGCGCGATGCGGAAGCCGCCGCACCCGGAGCGGTAG
- a CDS encoding M23 family metallopeptidase: protein MTVRSGSGLLFAAAVLLGPAAALPAAAGPSSFRLLCGRPPDGHSGGSDGPAAPLEPLDPAERTRFEERVRRNVARLRAEGRLEAASAGQPVLFSWPLALARGLSDPGYHGVSGFVDHDPSFPDALLDYECGDRTYDTAGGYNHRGTDYFPSPHGWYKMEHEHVLVVAAADGQIVVREDGHEDHNCQGGGTWNAIVLRHADGSESWYGHLKKGSLTPKQVGGTVAEGEYLGVIGSSGNSSGPHLHFEVHDSTGKVVDPYSGPCNNAPSRWQDQRPYDDSALNKITTGDAAPEKPPCPGVENPHARATFPIPATIYFTAYYRDQLAGQVSHYTIRRPDGSVFAEWDHSSPAPHLASSHWTWFWHIGTDEPAGRWRFEVTYLGRTLAREFVRGSPVASGRVPQFPVQGALLEVSRAAGGRLRLTWGPSCVASDDDFAVYEGRLGDFQSHRPVLCSTGGQRSASITPALGSTYYLVAPRNAEREGSLGVTGDETPRAEGAGRCLPRDVIACPY, encoded by the coding sequence GTGACGGTCCGTTCCGGTTCCGGACTGCTGTTCGCCGCGGCGGTCCTCTTGGGGCCGGCGGCCGCCCTCCCCGCGGCCGCCGGCCCGTCTTCGTTCCGCCTTCTCTGCGGGCGCCCGCCGGACGGCCACAGCGGGGGCAGCGACGGGCCGGCCGCTCCGCTCGAACCGCTCGACCCGGCGGAGAGGACGCGGTTCGAGGAACGGGTCCGGAGAAACGTCGCGCGCCTGCGCGCCGAGGGACGCCTCGAGGCGGCGTCGGCCGGCCAACCGGTCCTCTTCTCCTGGCCGCTGGCGCTCGCCCGCGGACTCTCCGACCCCGGCTACCACGGCGTTTCGGGGTTCGTGGACCACGATCCGTCTTTCCCCGATGCCCTGTTGGACTACGAATGCGGAGACAGGACCTACGACACCGCGGGCGGCTACAACCACCGCGGGACCGATTACTTTCCGTCTCCGCACGGCTGGTACAAGATGGAGCACGAGCATGTGCTCGTGGTTGCAGCGGCGGACGGCCAGATCGTCGTCCGCGAGGACGGCCACGAGGACCACAACTGCCAGGGAGGCGGCACCTGGAACGCGATCGTGCTCCGCCATGCGGACGGCAGCGAGAGCTGGTACGGACACCTGAAGAAGGGGTCTCTCACGCCAAAGCAGGTCGGGGGTACGGTCGCGGAGGGGGAGTATCTGGGGGTCATCGGCAGTTCGGGCAACTCCAGCGGTCCTCACCTCCACTTCGAGGTCCACGATTCGACCGGGAAGGTCGTCGATCCTTACTCAGGTCCCTGCAACAACGCGCCATCGCGCTGGCAGGACCAGCGCCCGTACGACGACTCGGCACTCAACAAGATCACCACTGGTGATGCCGCGCCGGAAAAGCCGCCGTGCCCGGGCGTCGAGAACCCCCACGCCCGGGCGACGTTCCCCATCCCGGCGACCATCTACTTCACCGCCTACTACCGGGATCAGCTCGCGGGGCAGGTCTCCCACTACACCATCCGCCGTCCCGACGGCAGCGTCTTCGCCGAGTGGGATCACAGCAGCCCCGCCCCTCACCTCGCGTCCTCTCACTGGACCTGGTTCTGGCATATCGGCACCGACGAGCCCGCGGGACGCTGGCGCTTCGAGGTGACCTATCTCGGGAGGACGCTCGCGCGCGAGTTCGTCCGCGGTAGCCCTGTCGCGAGCGGCCGTGTCCCCCAATTCCCGGTCCAGGGAGCGCTGCTGGAGGTTTCGCGCGCCGCCGGCGGCCGGCTGAGACTGACCTGGGGACCCTCCTGCGTCGCCTCCGACGACGACTTCGCCGTCTATGAGGGCCGGCTTGGCGATTTCCAAAGCCACCGGCCGGTCCTGTGCAGCACGGGCGGTCAGCGGAGCGCCTCGATCACTCCCGCCCTCGGGTCGACCTACTACCTCGTCGCTCCCCGCAACGCCGAACGGGAGGGGTCGCTGGGAGTCACCGGGGATGAGACACCGCGCGCGGAGGGGGCCGGCCGTTGCCTGCCGCGCGACGTGATTGCGTGTCCCTATTGA